In Candidatus Flexicrinis affinis, the following are encoded in one genomic region:
- a CDS encoding low molecular weight phosphotyrosine protein phosphatase: protein MIRVLFVCHGNICRSPMADAVMTHLVREAGLSDRIAVDSAGTHGWHIGEPPHRHTVAVLNTHGIKPVGAARQLRAADFDTFDYMLAMDRHNLDDMVRFTTAGKADVRLLLHDLHQLGHTAYNEVIDPYPNGDFDQTFRDIYAACAHLLDRIRDEHGL from the coding sequence ATGATCCGGGTTCTGTTCGTCTGTCACGGGAATATCTGCCGATCGCCGATGGCGGACGCTGTCATGACGCACCTTGTCCGCGAGGCCGGGTTGAGCGACCGGATCGCCGTCGATTCCGCTGGCACGCACGGGTGGCATATCGGCGAGCCTCCCCACCGGCACACGGTCGCCGTCCTCAACACGCACGGCATCAAGCCGGTCGGGGCTGCACGCCAACTGCGCGCCGCGGATTTCGACACCTTCGACTACATGCTGGCGATGGATCGGCACAATCTTGACGACATGGTGCGATTCACGACGGCGGGCAAGGCAGACGTCCGGCTTCTCCTGCACGACCTCCACCAGCTTGGGCACACGGCGTACAACGAAGTGATCGACCCTTACCCGAATGGGGACTTCGACCAGACATTTCGCGACATCTATGCGGCCTGTGCCCACCTGCTCGACCGCATCCGCGACGAACACGGCCTATAG
- a CDS encoding ribonuclease D: MPRPVNIPPATYVDHPRKLDAMVGALQRESLLAIDTESNSLHAYHERVCLIQISSRSADYIVDPLALQKLDTLGALFADPRIEKVFHASEYDLMCLKRDYQFTFSNLFDTMIAARICGLRQVGLNHLVRDYLGIELDKSHQRDNWGKRPLPQSSLRYAQLDTHYLPDLRDQLLAELEARGHLEEARETFDDMSRMTPPHEGRSFDPDGYWRVGYPARLAPRQMAVLRELYLTREALAERANIPPMNVVQNRTLVELAQEQPENRDGLRSIFGLSNNGVRRWGDALLAAVARGKNAETPRAPANIQTPPDIADRYTALHAWRKKRAEQRGVESDVIVTKQTLWSLAYKTPATLEDLDNIEGLGPWRTRTYGPEILSVIAKHENGAKP; encoded by the coding sequence ATGCCACGTCCAGTAAACATCCCCCCGGCCACCTACGTCGATCATCCGCGCAAGCTCGACGCGATGGTGGGCGCGCTGCAGCGCGAGTCGCTGCTCGCGATCGACACCGAATCCAACAGCCTGCATGCGTATCACGAGCGCGTTTGCCTGATTCAGATTTCGAGCCGCAGCGCCGATTACATCGTCGATCCGCTGGCGCTGCAGAAGCTGGATACGCTCGGCGCGCTGTTTGCCGACCCGCGCATCGAGAAGGTGTTTCACGCCTCGGAATACGACCTGATGTGCCTCAAGCGCGACTATCAGTTCACGTTCTCGAACTTGTTCGACACCATGATCGCGGCGCGCATCTGCGGCTTGCGGCAGGTCGGGCTGAATCATCTTGTGCGCGATTACCTCGGGATCGAACTCGACAAGAGCCATCAGCGCGACAATTGGGGCAAGCGCCCGCTGCCGCAGTCCAGCTTGCGCTATGCCCAGCTGGATACCCACTACCTGCCCGACCTGCGCGATCAACTGCTGGCCGAGTTGGAGGCGCGCGGGCATCTTGAGGAAGCGCGCGAGACGTTCGACGACATGAGCCGCATGACCCCGCCGCACGAGGGCCGCAGCTTCGACCCCGACGGCTACTGGCGGGTCGGGTATCCGGCTCGCCTCGCCCCGCGCCAGATGGCCGTGCTGCGCGAGCTTTACCTGACGCGTGAGGCGCTGGCCGAACGCGCCAACATCCCGCCCATGAACGTGGTGCAGAACCGCACGCTGGTCGAACTGGCGCAGGAGCAGCCCGAAAACCGCGACGGACTCCGCAGCATCTTCGGCCTGTCGAACAACGGCGTCCGGCGCTGGGGCGACGCGCTGCTGGCGGCGGTCGCGCGCGGCAAGAACGCCGAGACCCCGCGCGCGCCGGCCAATATCCAGACCCCGCCGGACATTGCCGACCGCTATACCGCGCTGCACGCGTGGCGCAAGAAGCGGGCTGAACAGCGCGGCGTCGAATCGGACGTGATCGTCACCAAGCAGACGTTGTGGTCGTTGGCCTACAAAACGCCGGCGACCCTCGAAGACCTCGATAATATCGAGGGCCTCGGGCCGTGGCGCACACGGACCTACGGCCCCGAAATCCTGTCCGTCATCGCCAAACACGAGAACGGAGCCAAGCCATGA
- a CDS encoding ubiquinol-cytochrome c reductase iron-sulfur subunit, whose product MATATPAQGAASTAPAKAQAVEVSAVSRREFLYYIWGASIVLLLGEVGAATIWFALPRFREGEFGGTFRYTPSDVVPTAGDAPHTEPAGRFHISHMADGGLVALYQVCTHLGCLPKWEPVNTRFACPCHGSQYQLDGRWITGPAPRGLDRFPLTIVLNNGETRSNGVDGWPIDISDITLDDISQIVVDTGARVTGPAHGADAQFTGSA is encoded by the coding sequence ATGGCGACAGCAACACCGGCGCAAGGCGCGGCTTCGACCGCACCCGCCAAAGCACAAGCCGTCGAAGTTAGTGCAGTTAGCCGCCGCGAGTTTCTGTACTACATTTGGGGCGCCAGCATCGTGCTGCTTCTTGGAGAAGTCGGCGCGGCCACGATCTGGTTCGCGCTGCCGCGTTTCCGCGAGGGCGAGTTCGGCGGTACGTTCCGTTACACGCCGTCCGATGTGGTGCCCACAGCCGGCGATGCACCGCATACCGAGCCGGCCGGGCGTTTCCATATCTCGCACATGGCCGACGGCGGCCTCGTGGCGCTGTATCAGGTCTGCACCCATCTGGGCTGTTTGCCGAAGTGGGAGCCGGTCAACACACGCTTCGCCTGCCCGTGCCACGGTTCGCAGTATCAACTGGACGGCCGCTGGATCACCGGCCCGGCCCCGCGCGGCCTCGACCGTTTCCCGCTGACGATCGTTCTGAACAACGGGGAGACCCGCAGCAACGGTGTTGATGGCTGGCCCATCGACATCTCGGACATCACGCTTGACGACATCTCGCAAATCGTCGTTGATACCGGCGCCCGCGTCACCGGCCCTGCCCACGGTGCGGATGCCCAATTTACCGGTAGTGCGTAA